The Gemmatimonas aurantiaca T-27 DNA segment ACCGGCCCACGGCGTGGCCGCAGGGCCATGCGAGTCGGACGGCGCATGCGACACCGATACCGGCGCCGCGGCGGGAGCCGCACTACCAGCCGGACGCGACGTGAGATAGGCGTCGAGATCCTTGCGGGTGACCCGGCCGGCGATACCACTGCCGGTCAAGGCGCCGATCTCCACGCCCTGTTCGGCAGCGATTTTCCGCACGAGCGGCGACGACTTGGTGCGCACGCGTTCTTCGAACGACCCGGACGGCGCGGCCGGCGCCTTCGGGGCCGCCGGCGCGGGCGCGCTGGTGGCGGCGACAGGCGCCGCAGCCGGTGCGGCCACAACCGCCGCCGGAGCTGGGGCACTGGGAGCAGGCGCCGCCGCCGCAGCGGCCGCATCGGTCTCCAAGCGGGCCACGACCGTGTTCACGGCCACGGTGAGCCCGTCACCAACCAAGATCTCCATCAGCACACCAGCCGACGGAGACGGAATCTCCGCGTCGACCTTGTCGGTGGAGATTTCGAAGATCGGTTCATCACGCTTCACGCTGTCGCCCACCTTCTTGAGCCAGCGTGATACGGTGCCCTCCGCGATGGACTCGCCCATCTGCGGCATGATTACGTCTACACGAGCCACTCGTTCATCCTCGATCTGTAGTAGCCGCGTCGGCGGCGCGATCTGCGCGCCGCAAACGCCACAAGGCGAGGACCGGCAATGTCACCGCGCCGATCACCGCACCATAGCCCGCGAACACCCACCACTCACACGCCGGCAGCCCTGCCGACGGTGTGCAGCGATTGAAAAACCCGATGAGCTTGCCGACGCCCACTGCGGACATCGCGCCGCTCACCCCGCCGATGAAGAACGTAAAACACCCCACACCGATGTTGCGCCCCACCCGGTCTTCGGGCAGCGGCGTCGCCGGCGCAGGGGATGACGACGGTTTGGAACTCATCGGCAATACGCGGAAGGGGCGCTCAGCGCTCGACCGCCGGCCAGCCGCTCAGCGGAAATGCCGCGCGCGCTCAATAGCCGGCCTCGATGAGATGCCGCGGATCCGCCGTGCGGTGCAACACGTTGAAAAACTTCTTCACATTCTTGTCGATCCGGCTCTCACCGACCTGGTCGGTGTGCACCTCGACGAACGTGTAGTGCCCGCCTTCCATCTTCACCGACAACGCCATGGTGCCAAGCGTGCCAGAGAAGGTGCGAGTCCGCGCATCGGCGGTGCCGCGCGCCAGACCGAGCGTTCCGAAGTAACGGTCAGCCAACTCCAGGACCACGTCCGGTGTCAGCGAGGTCCGATGAAAGTGCCGCATACGGCGTCCTCTAGGGTTGCGGCCGCTTGGCCGTGCCGGTCGCCGAATCAACCGGCGCGGCGGGGGAAGGCGTAGGCACCCGAACCGACGTGGGCGTCGTGAAGTCGCCCGGCTCGTCGGCCGTGAGGATGTCCTGTGTCCAGTCCACGGTTTTCTGCAGTACTTGCGTCGAATCCCGTCGGAACTGCACGGCCATCGCCCACAGCCCGGCCGTCACATACATGAGGTGACTGCGATAAGTGCCCAGTTCCTCCGTCTCCTCGAGACCATTGGAGACGGTCTTGCGGTCCTGGTTGGTCGCAAAGATGCGCCCCTGCCCGCCCTGAATCGGCAGGCCGGTCTTCACATCATGCACCACCACCCGCCAATAGATCGGTTCCAGCGCACGCGTCGGTCGGCTCTCCGGAGAGACCCGCAACACAAAATCCTCCGTCACCAGACGGAGTTCGTTGCGACGCGGCTCTGCCGGTCCGCAACCGGCCAACAGGAGGCCGGCGGCGGTGGCGAAGGCCGCGCGACGAAGACGACGCGCGCGCAGGGAGATCATTGGTAGTATTCCAGCCCGAGGTGGGTGATCTGCTCCTCACCCATGAGGTGACGGAGCGTGTTCTTCAACTTCGTCTGCTGGATGAAAAGATCATGCTCGGGCTGCAGTCCCGGAGCGACCTGCGGCGACTTGTAATAGAAGCTTAACCATTCCTGAATGCCCTTCATGCCGGCACGCTGCGCGAAGTCCGAGAACAGCGCGAGGTCGAGCACGAGCGGAGCCGCCAGAATGGAGTCGCGGCACAGGAAGTTGACCTTGATCTGCATCGGGTAGCCGAGCCACCCCTTGATGTCGATGTTGTCCCAGCCTTCCTTGTTGTCGCCGCGCGGCGGGTAGTAGTTGATGCGCACGACGTGCGAGAAATCCTTGTACAGCTCGGGATACTTCTCCGGCTGCAGGATCGTGTGCAGCACCGACAACTTCGACTCTTCCTTCGTCTTGAACGACGCGGGATCGTCGAGCACTTCACCGTCGCGGTTGCCAAGAATGTTCGTGGAGTACCAGCCTTCGAGACCCAGCATGCGCGCCTTCATGCCCGGCGCGATGACGGTCTTCATCCACGTCTGGCCCGTCTTGAAGTCCTTACCGGACACCACGACGCCCTTCTGGTTGGCGAGCTCCACGAGTGCCGGGAAATCGGCCGAGAGATTGGGCGCGCCGTTGCAGTACGCAATGCCTTCCATGATGGCGGCGTAGGCGTAGAGCATCGACGGCGCGATCGCTTCGTCGTTCTCATCCATCGCCTTCTCGAACGCTTCGATCGTCTGGTGCTGCGGGCCGGCCTTGATGAAGATCTCGGTCGAGCCCGTCCAGACCATCGCGCCACGCTCGGCGCCATTCGCCTTCATGAAGTTGCGGATATCGGCCCGCAACTGTTCGGCGAGTTCGCGCTTCGTCTTGGCAGACTTCACGTTGGTCGCGCCCGTGATCCGCGTGACGTACTTGTTTTCGAACACGGCCGGCATCGGCTTGATGCCCTTCAGGAAATCGGCCACCGGCTCGAGGTCTTCCTTCGTCAGCACACCGGCCTTCACGGCGGCGGTGTAGGCGTCATCCGGAATGGGATCCCACGCCGCAAAGACGATGTCGTTGAGCGTCGCGAGCGGTACGAAGTCCTTGATCAGCGGGCTGCGATTGTCCGTGCGCTTCCCGAGGCGGACCGTCGCCATCTGCGTCAGCGACCCGATAGGGGCCGAGAGGCCGCGGCGCACGCGCTCGACGCCG contains these protein-coding regions:
- a CDS encoding inositol-3-phosphate synthase, with protein sequence MSDTTRGNPATIAPATGKLAIFTPGLGAVATTFIAGVERVRRGLSAPIGSLTQMATVRLGKRTDNRSPLIKDFVPLATLNDIVFAAWDPIPDDAYTAAVKAGVLTKEDLEPVADFLKGIKPMPAVFENKYVTRITGATNVKSAKTKRELAEQLRADIRNFMKANGAERGAMVWTGSTEIFIKAGPQHQTIEAFEKAMDENDEAIAPSMLYAYAAIMEGIAYCNGAPNLSADFPALVELANQKGVVVSGKDFKTGQTWMKTVIAPGMKARMLGLEGWYSTNILGNRDGEVLDDPASFKTKEESKLSVLHTILQPEKYPELYKDFSHVVRINYYPPRGDNKEGWDNIDIKGWLGYPMQIKVNFLCRDSILAAPLVLDLALFSDFAQRAGMKGIQEWLSFYYKSPQVAPGLQPEHDLFIQQTKLKNTLRHLMGEEQITHLGLEYYQ